The Malus sylvestris chromosome 12, drMalSylv7.2, whole genome shotgun sequence genome contains a region encoding:
- the LOC126592183 gene encoding uncharacterized protein LOC126592183 — MRLLTWNCQGIGGDLTVDNLLEQNRLHTPDIVILLETKNKSSRYGYLKKRLDLEYMHIVEPRSIGGGLCVFWRDASLVTLVKFEDFVIEVKIWDEHKMCHWYLFAIYASTDEKKWRDQWGYLSRRLGNNRGKTLLIGDFNDILCNDEKEGGNYRPTSSMRDFREFVAQNELMDLGFVGYPFTWRNNQEAKPIQQRLDRGLATMDWQDLYPENTIRHVVLEGSDHALLFLSTEKVKAWKGRKFSYDAQWSTTEECRQLVVEEWRDKHGGSHAFRFCEKLKALRHRLKDWYRGRGRNSKKVIEQLKEEIRTAYMSTDFASEAVKMKERELRAAHRNEEAYWRVKLRAQWLKEGDKNSKFFHAQTLKRRRLNQIKGLEDVNGVWQENEAAISSIATSYFEALFKSSSPGQIDEIGDCLAPRVSAEDNLTLTAAVTEEEIKMAVFQIPPIRAPGPDGYSGCFYQDHWDTVGKDVIKIVKAFWHSGTILRKLNHTNLVLIPKVKCPKNMTQYRPIALWKQIQDNILVVHEILHSLLHQKKCDQTGMAIKLDMAKAYDRVEWVFLLSMMAKLGFAPLFCNWIKECISTASFSILVNGNPTGLVLPERGLRQGDPLSPYLFLLCTEGLSMLIRRGIERGALHGFNVSTNGTPISHLFFADDSVLFGHANVEEARGMVEVLRTYARGSGQAVNLSKSSIFFGSKTSNRVRMKIGQTMGIQCKSGFGRYLGLQSDFGHSKRVVFEEVRDRLESRLAGWAEQFLSQAGKEVLVKAVAAMSCFKLPIGVCRDLEKAIRNFWWKGSKQRKGVHWISWERLMKQKRVDGLGFRDIQCFNLAFLAKIGWRLIQNPGSLLATVLQEKYYPGKCFTEAGKGRNTSWGWKGIFDARKVLLHGLRWRVGDGADINIREDPWFPRPSTFKVKPLVSLHAIMVSKLIDSETSSWKRDLILECFHQDDVRPILSIPLSKTGCRDQMVWHHNVNGVYSVRSGYGVAMNLMENGDMGKKGRGFASDKPKNCYAWNLIWKLKVPNKIKIFIWRCCNNALAVRRNLKRRHMRVDNVCGVCGAMDESETHLFFRCHLSHLFWFSSSLQLNSFMLAGADFLSSWELFWTRVKGRDNAEEIMQEYAFGLWRLWKNRNEVVFNGVHRQPSELLEVWSRNISEFRDATLCEPVGKQPGSQSKIAPLDRGACRWKKPAFGILKVNTDATWCKTTLRTGVGWVCRDFAGLLQGAEGSGAALCHSAAAGEATAIRTALLACIDHGYDNVVIESDAKVIIQMIKHEIDLDFSIECILGDIEVLARRLRSVSFSYVPREGNAAAHSVAKFVFKEGREYGWDCIGPEFLFNILAQNVPGVASVEVIGGHRVDFHDDRRVPDVASVEVIGGHGVDFHDGKWFVHHLFDIIPQSRYVMPISFCVMPLPLREPVVAFGSIAMHAVVVGTYFVFGIVAGAVNIYANDQGKDRASGCNESDKWVGNIICAFNRTASNLYFTSVTLSTVGYGDIVPRDGDKVAMLLTMLLMILGYYIVSFLIAAEVDRLGCWLLMRFNERRRGFIRFYSACLCGPILIASGGVMIRYMEEISWADSFYLSVASVTTTGYGDKHFKTLLGKCFASIWLLVSTILNSKSAQFLFDATMRIERAA; from the exons ATGAGACTACTTACCTGGAACTGTCAGGGTATCGGGGGTGACCTGACAGTTGACAACCTGCTGGAGCAGAACCGGCTCCACACCCCTGACATTGTGATTTTGCTAGAAACCAAGAATAAAAGCAGTAGATATGGGTATCTTAAGAAACGTTTGGATTTGGAGTACATGCACATAGTAGAACCTCGGAGCATTGGGGGAGGCCTCTGTGTTTTCTGGCGGGATGCTTCCCTGGTTACTCTGGTGAAGTTTGAGGACTTTGTTATTGAAGTTAAAATTTGGGATGAGCACAAGATGTGTCACTGGTATTTGTTTGCAATCTACGCAAGTACTGATGAGAAGAAATGGCGGGATCAATGGGGGTATCTGAGTAGGCGGCTTGGAAACAACAGGGGGAAAACTCTTCTCATCGGGGACTTTAATGACATTCTGTGTAATGATGAGAAAGAGGGGGGCAATTACAGACCGACGTCTAGTATGCGTGACTTTAGAGAGTTTGTGGCTCAAAATGAGCTCATGGACCTGGGTTTTGTCGGCTATCCGTTTACGTGGCGGAACAACCAGGAGGCGAAGCCTATTCAGCAACGCCTGGACAGGGGATTGGCTACTATGGATTGGCAGGACCTTTACCCAGAGAATACAATCAGGCACGTGGTACTGGAAGGGTCTGACCATGCTCTGTTATTTTTGTCCACGGAGAAAGTGAAAGCGTGGAAGGGGAGGAAATTCTCTTATGATGCACAATGGAGCACAACGGAGGAGTGTAGGCAACTGGTGGTAGAGGAATGGAGAGATAAACATGGGGGGTCACATGCCTTTCGATTTTGTGAAAAATTGAAGGCCCTAAGGCACAGGCTTAAGGATTGGTATCGGGGGAGAGGAAGGAACTCAAAGAAAGTCATTGAGCAGCTGAAAGAGGAGATTAGAACGGCTTATATGTCTACTGATTTTGCATCGGAGGCGGTTAAGATGAAGGAGCGAGAGCTCAGGGCCGCCCATCGAAACGAAGAAGCTTACTGGAGGGTGAAGTTGCGTGCCCAATGGTTAAAGGAAGGTGATAAAAATTCTAAGTTCTTCCATGCTCAAACCCTCAAAAGAAGGAGGCTCAACCAAATCAAGGGGTTGGAGGATGTAAATGGAGTGTGGCAGGAGAACGAAGCAGCGATATCTTCAATTGCTACCTCTTATTTTGAGGCTTTATTTAAGTCGAGCAGCCCTGGGCAAATCGATGAGATTGGGGACTGCCTGGCACCACGTGTGTCTGCTGAGGACAACCTTACCTTGACGGCAGCGGTGACTGAGGAGGAAATCAAAATGGCTGTCTTCCAAATTCCTCCGATTAGAGCCCCGGGCCCGGACGGGTACTCTGGATGCTTCTACCAGGATCATTGGGATACTGTGGGCAAGGATGTAATCAAGATAGTCAAAGCCTTCTGGCATTCTGGTACTATTCTGAGGAAACTTAATCATACTAACCTTGTGCTTATCCCTAAGGTCAAGTGCCCAAAGAACATGACGCAATACCGGCCTATTGCACTAT GGAAACAAATTCAGGACAACATTTTGGTGGTCCACGAGATCCTACACTCGCTGCTTCATCAAAAAAAATGTGACCAGACTGGCATGGCTATTAAGCTCGACATGGCTAAGGCGTACGACCGCGTGGAGTGGGTGTTCCTCTTATCCATGATGGCGAAATTGGGGTTCGCTCCCCTTTTTTGCAACTGGATCAAAGAATGCATTTCCACGGCCTCATTCAGCATCCTAGTTAACGGGAACCCGACTGGGCTTGTTCTGCCGGAGCGAGGGCTGAGACAAGGAGATCCCCTATCTCCCTATCTCTTCCTGCTCTGTACGGAGGGTCTGTCCATGCTCATCAGGCGTGGGATTGAGCGGGGTGCCCTCCACGGGTTTAATGTGTCGACAAATGGAACCCCGATCTCGCACCTGTTTTTTGCGGATGACTCGGTGTTATTTGGGCATGCGAATGTAGAGGAGGCGAGAGGCATGGTAGAGGTGCTGCGAACATATGCCCGTGGCTCTGGCCAAGCTGTTAATCTGTCCAAAAGCTCGATTTTCTTCGGCTCGAAGACCTCGAACCGGGTGAGGATGAAGATTGGCCAGACCATGGGAATCCAATGTAAGTCTGGTTTTGGTAGGTATCTTGGGCTGCAATCTGACTTTGGTCACTCTAAACGAGTGGTTTTTGAAGAGGTGCGGGACAGGCTTGAATCTAGGCTGGCGGGTTGGGCTGAGCAATTTCTATCACAAGCAGGAAAGGAAGTCCTAGTCAAGGCAGTGGCCGCCATGAGCTGTTTTAAACTACCCATTGGGGTATGTAGAGACCTGGAGAAAGCTATCCGGAATTTCTGGTGGAAGGGGAGCAAGCAGAGAAAGGGGGTCCATTGGATTTCTTGGGAGCGGCTAATGAAGCAAAAACGAGTCGATGGGCTGGGCTTTAGGGATATCCAGTGTTTTAACCTGGCGTTCCTTGCTAAGATTGGGTGGCGGCTTATCCAGAACCCGGGGTCTTTGCTCGCTACTGTTCTGCAAGAAAAATATTATCCTGGGAAGTGCTTTACTGAGGCGGGAAAGGGTAGGAATACGTCGTGGGGTTGGAAGGGTATTTTTGATGCCCGAAAGGTGCTCCTACACGGACTGCGGTGGCGGGTCGGGGACGGGGCAGACATCAACATTAGGGAGGACCCGTGGTTTCCTAGGCCCTCTACGTTTAAAGTTAAGCCTTTAGTAAGCCTGCATGCTATTATGGTAAGCAAGTTAATTGACTCGGAGACCAGCTCTTGGAAACGAGATCTGATCCTGGAATGCTTTCACCAGGATGATGTGAGACCTATTTTAAGCATTCCCTTAAGCAAAACTGGGTGCCGGGATCAGATGGTGTGGCACCACAATGTGAATGGGGTCTATTCGGTTCGATCGGGGTACGGAGTGGCTATGAACCTCATGGAAAATGGTGATATGGGAAAGAAAGGCCGTGGGTTTGCCAGCGACAAGCCAAAGAACTGCTATGCTTGGAATCTGATCTGGAAGTTAAAGGtacctaacaaaattaaaatttttatctGGCGTTGTTGTAACAATGCTCTGGCTGTTCGTCGTAACCTGAAGCGGAGACATATGAGGGTAGACAACGTCTGTGGAGTTTGTGGTGCCATGGATGAATCGGAAACTCATCTTTTCTTCCGATGTCACCTTAGCCACCTATTCTGGTTCTCCTCTTCGCTTCAGTTGAATTCCTTTATGCTAGCAGGGGCAGACTTCCTATCTAGCTGGGAGTTGTTCTGGACTCGGGTTAAGGGGAGGGACAACGCGGAAGAGATCATGCAGGAGTATGCCTTTGGGTTATGGAGACTGTGGAAAAACAGAAACGAGGTGGTTTTTAATGGGGTGCACCGGCAACCCTCGGAGCTTTTGGAGGTTTGGAGCAGGAACATCTCTGAATTCAGAGATGCTACACTCTGCGAGCCTGTGGGAAAGCAGCCTGGGAGCCAGTCGAAGATTGCTCCCCTGGACCGTGGGGCTTGTAGATGGAAGAAGCCGGCGTTTGGGATCCTCAAGGTCAATACGGATGCCACGTGGTGCAAGACCACCCTCCGCACGGGGGTGGGCTGGGTCTGCCGCGACTTCGCTGGTTTGCTTCAAGGTGCAGAAGGCTCAGGGGCTGCACTGTGTCACTCCGCGGCTGCCGGGGAAGCTACTGCGATCAGGACTGCCCTCTTGGCCTGCATTGACCACGGGTATGATAATGTTGTtattgaatctgatgctaaagtGATTATTCAGATGATCAAGCATGAAATTGATCTGGATTTCAGTATTGAATGTATTCTTGGTGATATTGAGGTGCTAGCGCGTAGGTTGAGGTCAGTTTCGTTCTCTTACGTGCCTAGGGAGGGCAATGCTGCTGCTCACTCGGTtgctaagtttgttttcaaggaGGGTCGTGAATATGGGTGGGACTGTATTGGGcctgaatttttgtttaatatcCTAGCCCAGAAT GTGCCTGGTGTTGCTTCTGTGGAAGTAATTGGAGGGCATAGAGTTGACTTCCATGATGACAGACGG GTGCCTGATGTTGCTTCTGTGGAAGTAATTGGAGGGCATGGAGTTGACTTCCATGATGGCAAATGG TTTGTACACCACCtgtttgacataattcctcAATCACGTTATGTTATGCCTATAAGCTTTTGTG tTATGCCTCTACCGCTGCGAGAGCCAGTTGTAGCTTTTGGGAGCATCGCTATGCATGCTGTTGTTGTTGGCACGTATTTCGTTTTCGGTATAGTTGCTGGTGCCGTCAACATATATGCTAATGATCAAGGGAAGGATCGTGCGTCTGGCTGCAACGAGTCTGATAAGTGGGTGGGCAATATTATATGTGCGTTCAACAGGACTGCTAGTAACTTATATTTTACTAGTGTGACTTTATCAACTGTTGGTTACGGAGACATCGTTCCCCGTGACGGAGATAAAGTTGCCATGTTGCTGACAATGCTCTTGATGATATTGGGTTACTACATTGTGAGTTTTCTAATTGCCGCGGAAGTTGACAGATTGGGTTGTTGGTTATTGATGCGCTTCAACGAGAGAAGAAGAGGATTCATAAGATTTTACTCGGCATGTCTTTGCGGGCCAATACTCATAGCTTCTGGAGGTGTTATGATTAGGTATATGGAGGAGATTTCGTGGGCCGATTCCTTCTATCTATCAGTGGCGTCTGTCACAACTACAGGGTACGGGGATAAgcatttcaaaacattgttgGGCAAGTGTTTTGCTAGCATATGGCTTCTGGTCAGCACCATCCTGAATAGTAAATCTGCACAGTTTTTGTTTGACGCGACCATGCGGATAGAAAGA GCTGCTTAG
- the LOC126591746 gene encoding expansin-A9-like, translated as MAYEVPLQALLGLVTLIFLPPVADVVHASTAWRLATKLLEDDGHDIHTVARTHNRPRFGGGPWKHAHATFYEGGPGTFGGACGYEDVIKEGYGLDTAALSEALFNKGLSCGACYEIKCVDNPQWCKPGQPTLAVTATNNCPPNWNQPSDNGGWCNPPREHFDIAKPSFIKIAEYKAGIVPVMYRRVPCLKKGGIKFTITGNPYFNQVLVWNVGGAGDVTGMQVKGSKKLKWTTMKRLWGQKWETDAKMVGESLTFRVRASDGRYSTSWHVAPSNWQFGQTFEGKNFR; from the exons ATGGCATATGAAGTGCCCTTGCAGGCCCTCTTAGGGTTAGTGACATTGATTTTTCTTCCTCCGGTGGCTGATGTTGTCCATGCAAGCACTGCATGGAGACTTGCAACTAAATTATTGGAGGACGATGGACATGACATTCATACGGTTGCCCGCACCCACAACCGGCCAAGGTTCGGTGGTGGCCCTTGGAAGCATGCTCATGCCACATTCTATGAAGGCGGCCCGGGAACCTTTG GAGGAGCTTGTGGTTATGAGGATGTGATAAAAGAAGGGTATGGCCTGGACACAGCAGCGTTGAGCGAGGCTTTATTCAACAAAGGGCTGTCTTGTGGAGCATGCTATGAAATCAAATGCGTCGACAACCCTCAGTGGTGCAAGCCAGGACAGCCAACTCTCGCCGTCACAGCGACCAACAACTGCCCCCCCAATTGGAACCAGCCAAGTGACAATGGAGGGTGGTGCAACCCTCCACGTGAGCATTTTGATATAGCCAAACCTTCGTTCATCAAAATTGCCGAGTACAAGGCCGGCATTGTTCCGGTCATGTACCGCAGGGTTCCATGCCTGAAGAAAGGAGGAATTAAATTCACAATAACTGGGAATCCATATTTCAACCAAGTGTTGGTGTGGAATGTGGGAGGAGCTGGGGATGTGACCGGAATGCAAGTGAAGGGCAGCAAGAAGCTCAAATGGACAACGATGAAGAGGCTATGGGGTCAGAAGTGGGAAACGGACGCCAAGATGGTTGGCGAGTCATTAACCTTTCGAGTCAGAGCGAGTGATGGTAGATACTCAACCTCATGGCATGTTGCTCCAAGCAATTGGCAGTTTGGCCAAACCTTCGAAGGCAAGAATTTCAGGTAG